One region of Emys orbicularis isolate rEmyOrb1 chromosome 4, rEmyOrb1.hap1, whole genome shotgun sequence genomic DNA includes:
- the LOC135877435 gene encoding serine protease 27-like gives MSGMGEQHRAAQRRCVMGRRTLLALLTLAGLLGDGPQAGSCLAQSVCGRQGPMKRIVGGSEARDGEWPWQVSLRLNGTHHCGASLISPQWVLTAAHCFRKTRNPSRFSVLLGTHKQLHPSPHAVIASVGQIVPNPRYGGKISSGDIALVRLERPVNLTDRIVPICLPDAQVQFLPETKCWVTGWGEDKDGAGDGKAPEMLQKLEVPIMAQATCNALYCKGKAQTIQEDMLCAGYTEGGKDACQGDSGGPLVCKMGQSWVQAGVVSWGEGCAQKNRPGVYVRVTSYHGWLQETVPDLAFVQGTTNGTAHSSVANRNREKKFKDGSFSHAPVVLANTLLLAACALHLI, from the exons ATGAGCGGCATGGGGGAGCAGCACCGGGCAGCCCAGAGGAGATGCGTGATGGGCAGACGGACTCTGCTAGCACTGCTGACCCTGGCAGGGCTCCTAGGGGATGGACCCCAGGCAGGGAGTTGCCTGGCACAATCTG TGTGCGGGCGCCAGGGCCCGATGAAGCGAATCGTGGGGGGCTCGGAGGCGCGGGACGGGGAGTGGCCCTGGCAGGTCAGCCTGAGACTCAACGGCACCCACCACTGTGGGGCGTCCCTCATCTCCCCACAGTGGGTGCTGACGGCAGCTCACTGCTTCAGAAA GACCAGGAACCCTTCCCGGTTCTCAGTGCTACTTGGGACCCACAAGcagctgcaccccagcccccatgcTGTCATAGCCTCTGTGGGGCAGATTGTCCCCAACCCCCGCTACGGGGGCAAAATCTCCAGTGGGGATATCGCCCTGGTCCGGCTAGAGAGGCCCGTGAACCTCACCGACCGCATCGTCCCCATCTGCCTCCCGGACGCCCAGGTCCAGTTCCTGCCAGAGACCAAGTGCTGGGTCACTGGCTGGGGGGAAGACAAAGATGGAG cagGGGACGGCAAAGCCCCAGAGATGCTGCAGAAGCTCGAGGTGCCCATCATGGCCCAGGCAACGTGCAACGCCCTCTACTGCAAGGGCAAAGCGCAGACCATCCAGGAGGACATGCTGTGTGCCGGGTACACTGAAGGGGGCAAGGACGCCTGTCAG GGTGACTCCGGTGGTCCACTGGTGTGTAAAATGGGACAGAGCTGGGTCCAGGCAGGTGTGGTGAGCTGGGGAGAAGGCTGTGCTCAGAAAAACCGCCCCGGCGTTTACGTCCGAGTCACCAGTTACCACGGCTGGCTCCAAGAGACCGTCCCAGACCTGGCGTTTGTCCAGGGCACCACGAATGGAACAGCCCACAGCTCCGTGGCTAACAGGAACCGCGAGAAAAAATTCAAAGACGGCAGCTTCAGTCATGCGCCCGTGGTGCTAGCCAACACCCTGCTTCTTGCGGCTTGTGCCCTACACCTCATCtga
- the LOC135877133 gene encoding serine protease 27-like, with amino-acid sequence MEKGENVPAFVRLDCEPFEARPGSHAARDNGIQTVCGQGGPQDRIVAGEDAPRGAWPWQVSLQYENRHVCGATLINSEWVLSAAHCFPKHAELSRYRAVLGSHQLSIPEPGSLRLPLSRAVGHTLYSGEGSSGDIALAQLGRPVTFTPQVLPACLPDAGVHFPAGTLCWVTGWGSPQEGALLPAPMTLQQLQVPLIDPLPCDALYRRRSSMREIQDDMVCAGYAEGQRDACQGDSGGPLVCQKAGLWFVAGVVSWGEGCALPNRPGVYIRVGAYLDWIGRHVPNATFGVVNITTYSLPGGGPPSPAPAALLLATCLLSIL; translated from the exons ATGGAAAAGGGGGAGAATGTTCCTGCCTTTGTCCGGTTAGACTGTGAGCCCTTCGAGGCACGGCCTGGCTCCCACG CTGCACGGGACAATGGAATCCAGACAG TGTGTGGCCAGGGGGGGCCCCAGGACCGGAtcgtggcgggggaggacgctcCGCGGGGGGCCTGGCCCTGGCAGGTCAGTCTGCAGTATGAGAACCGCCACGTCTGTGGGGCGACCCTCATCAACTCGGAGTGGGTGCTCAGCGCTGCACACTGCTTTCCCAA GCACGCGGAGCTGTCTCGGTACCGAGCTGTCCTGGGCTCCCACCAGCTGTCGATCCCAGAGCCTGGCTCCCTGCGGCTGCCCCTGTCCCGCGCCGTGGGCCACACACTCTACTCTGGGGAGGGCTCCAGCGGAGACATCGCCCTGGCCCAGCTGGGCCGCCCCGTCACCTTCACCCCGCAGGTGCTGCCCGCCTGCCTCCCGGACGCCGGGGTCCACTTCCCCGCCGGGACCCTCTGTTGGGTTACTGGCTGGGGGTCGCCACAAgagggag ccctgctcccagcccccatgacgctgcagcagctgcaggtgCCCCTGATCGACCCACTGCCCTGTGATGCCCTTTATCGGCGCCGGAGCTCCATGAGGGAGATCCAGGACGACATGGTGTGCGCCGGCTACGCCGAGGGACAGAGAGACGCCTGCCag GGCGATTCGGGGGGCCCCCTggtctgccagaaggctgggctgTGGTTCGTGGCCGGCGTCGTCAGCTGGGGCGAGGGCTGCGCCCTCCCCAACCGCCCTGGGGTCTACATCCGGGTCGGCGCCTACCTGGACTGGATCGGGCGGCACGTGCCCAACGCCACCTTCGGGGTTGTCAATATCACCACCTACAGCTTGCCTGGGGGcgggccccccagccctgcccccgctgccctGCTCCTAGCCACCTGCCTGCTCAGCATTctctga